The proteins below come from a single Thermopolyspora flexuosa genomic window:
- the glmM gene encoding phosphoglucosamine mutase: MTRRLFGTDGVRGVAGRDLTAELAMELSVAAAHVLGDAGAFRASAGRRDRPLAVVGRDPRASGEFLEAAVVAGLASSGVDVLRLGVLPTPAVAYLTAALDADLGVMLSASHNPAPDNGIKFFARGGHKLPDAVETEIERRLGEKWQRPTGRGVGRVSDAYGEAERYVSHLLASMPGPINRLRVVVDCANGAAHLVAPEALVRAGASVETIGASPDGHNINDGVGSTHLDALRAAVREKGADLGVAYDGDADRCLAVTADGETVDGDQIMTILALAMHERGRLANDTVVATVMSNLGFRLALRRHGLNLVETAVGDRYVLEAMRSGGHNLGGEQSGHVVMLDHATTGDGVLTSLHLLARVSETGRSLAELASVMTRLPQVLINVRDVDKSKVGTSEKLAAAIAAAEAELGDSGRVLIRPSGTEPMVRVMVEAESQEQAERVAADLAEVVRTACA; this comes from the coding sequence TTGACGCGTCGGCTGTTCGGCACCGACGGGGTACGTGGGGTCGCCGGGCGCGACCTCACGGCCGAGCTCGCCATGGAGCTGTCGGTCGCGGCGGCCCATGTGCTCGGCGACGCCGGTGCCTTCCGGGCATCCGCGGGGCGGCGGGACCGCCCCCTTGCCGTCGTCGGCCGCGACCCCCGCGCCTCCGGGGAGTTCCTGGAGGCCGCGGTGGTCGCGGGCCTCGCGTCGTCCGGCGTCGACGTGCTGCGCCTCGGCGTGCTGCCCACGCCGGCGGTCGCGTACCTCACCGCCGCGCTCGACGCCGACCTCGGCGTCATGCTGTCGGCCTCGCACAACCCGGCCCCGGACAACGGGATCAAGTTCTTCGCCCGCGGCGGGCACAAGCTGCCGGACGCGGTGGAGACCGAGATCGAGCGGCGGCTGGGCGAGAAGTGGCAGCGCCCCACCGGCAGGGGGGTCGGCCGGGTCTCCGACGCGTACGGCGAGGCCGAGCGGTACGTCTCCCACCTGCTGGCGAGCATGCCGGGCCCGATCAACCGGCTGCGCGTGGTGGTCGACTGCGCCAACGGCGCCGCGCACCTGGTCGCCCCCGAGGCGCTGGTGCGCGCCGGGGCGTCGGTGGAGACGATCGGGGCCTCCCCTGACGGGCACAACATCAACGACGGCGTCGGCTCGACCCACCTCGACGCGCTGCGGGCCGCCGTGCGGGAGAAGGGCGCGGACCTCGGCGTCGCCTACGACGGCGACGCGGACCGCTGCCTGGCGGTCACCGCGGACGGCGAGACCGTGGACGGCGACCAGATCATGACGATCCTCGCGCTCGCCATGCACGAGCGCGGGCGGCTGGCGAACGACACCGTGGTCGCGACCGTCATGTCCAACCTCGGCTTCCGGCTCGCGCTGCGGCGGCACGGGCTGAACCTGGTGGAGACCGCGGTGGGCGACCGGTACGTGCTCGAGGCGATGCGGTCGGGCGGCCACAACCTGGGCGGCGAGCAGTCCGGCCACGTGGTGATGCTCGACCACGCCACCACCGGGGACGGCGTGCTCACCTCGCTGCACCTGCTCGCCCGGGTGAGCGAGACCGGGCGGAGCCTCGCCGAGCTCGCCTCGGTGATGACCCGCCTGCCCCAGGTGCTGATCAACGTCCGGGATGTCGACAAGTCGAAGGTGGGGACCTCGGAGAAGCTCGCCGCCGCGATCGCCGCGGCGGAGGCCGAGCTGGGGGACTCCGGCCGCGTGCTGATCCGGCCCAGCGGCACCGAGCCGATGGTGCGGGTGATGGTCGAGGCCGAGTCCCAGGAGCAGGCCGAGCGCGTCGCCGCCGACCTCGCCGAGGTGGTGCGAACCGCCTGCGCGTAA
- the rplQ gene encoding 50S ribosomal protein L17, whose translation MPKPTKGRRLGGSPAHERLILANLATQLFQHGRIRTTEAKAKRLRPFAERLITKAKKGDLHNRRQVLRFIRDKSVVHHLFTEIAPTYAERPGGYTRITKIGPRRGDNAPMAVIELVTEPLNKVTVTRTQPAAEAKAEEPKAEETAATAEAASEEKAEQPAEAKAEEKAAEKPAEEAKAEESKQDNA comes from the coding sequence ATGCCCAAGCCCACCAAGGGTAGGCGTCTCGGCGGCAGCCCCGCCCACGAGCGGCTGATCCTGGCGAACCTCGCCACGCAGCTCTTCCAGCACGGCCGCATCCGCACCACCGAGGCGAAGGCCAAGCGGCTGCGTCCGTTCGCCGAGCGGCTGATCACCAAGGCGAAGAAGGGTGACCTCCACAACCGGCGCCAGGTGCTGCGGTTCATCCGGGACAAGAGCGTCGTCCACCACCTCTTCACCGAGATCGCGCCGACGTACGCCGAGCGCCCGGGCGGCTACACCCGGATCACCAAGATCGGCCCGCGCCGGGGCGACAACGCGCCCATGGCCGTGATCGAGCTGGTCACCGAGCCGCTCAACAAGGTCACGGTCACCCGTACCCAGCCGGCCGCCGAGGCCAAGGCGGAGGAGCCGAAGGCCGAGGAGACCGCCGCGACCGCCGAGGCCGCGAGCGAGGAGAAGGCCGAGCAGCCCGCCGAGGCCAAGGCCGAGGAGAAGGCCGCCGAGAAGCCGGCCGAGGAGGCCAAGGCGGAGGAGTCCAAGCAGGACAACGCCTGA
- a CDS encoding CAP domain-containing protein yields MWQRFHARRPQRIVRRRTNLGLFACLVSVLLIGVVIGRATYRAETAEPDEIRLDSALPTRTGDLRAASEPGASPATPTPSAGAPGARDERAELVPVERTPAAAGGSGRRTASPSPSATPSRGPSNTIEGSSGGGLASLLIPGGGDGGTGRLASLASIENAVVRLVNRERRRVGCRPLRVDPRLVRAARRHSAEMAATNRLSHSSRNGATPWRRMEQAGYHHGAAENIARGYLTAEEAVRGWMAHPDHRANILNCRIVATGVGVKPGPGGPWWTQDFGYS; encoded by the coding sequence ATGTGGCAGCGCTTTCACGCCCGGCGTCCCCAGCGGATCGTCCGCCGCCGGACCAACCTGGGTCTGTTCGCCTGCCTGGTGTCGGTTCTGCTCATCGGCGTGGTGATCGGGCGCGCGACGTACCGTGCCGAGACCGCCGAGCCCGACGAGATCCGCCTCGACAGCGCGCTGCCGACCCGCACCGGGGACCTCCGCGCCGCCTCCGAGCCCGGCGCCTCCCCGGCGACCCCCACCCCGAGCGCCGGCGCGCCCGGCGCCCGCGACGAGCGCGCCGAGCTGGTGCCCGTGGAGCGCACGCCGGCGGCGGCCGGCGGCTCCGGCCGCAGGACCGCGTCCCCGTCGCCCAGCGCCACTCCGAGCCGGGGGCCGTCGAACACGATCGAGGGCTCCTCGGGCGGCGGCCTGGCGAGCCTGCTCATCCCGGGCGGGGGCGACGGCGGCACCGGCCGCCTGGCGAGCCTCGCCTCGATCGAGAACGCGGTGGTCCGGCTGGTGAACCGGGAGCGCCGCCGGGTGGGCTGCCGCCCGCTGCGCGTCGACCCGCGGCTGGTCCGCGCGGCGCGCCGTCACTCGGCGGAGATGGCCGCCACCAACCGCCTGTCCCACTCCTCGCGCAACGGCGCCACCCCGTGGCGGCGCATGGAGCAGGCGGGCTACCACCACGGCGCCGCGGAGAACATCGCCCGCGGCTACCTCACCGCGGAGGAGGCGGTGCGCGGCTGGATGGCGCACCCCGACCACCGCGCCAACATCCTCAACTGCCGCATCGTCGCCACCGGGGTCGGCGTCAAGCCCGGTCCGGGCGGGCCCTGGTGGACCCAAGACTTCGGGTATTCCTGA
- a CDS encoding ArsR/SmtB family transcription factor, which translates to MHAFDVLGDPVRRRILEILADGEASSGDVCRVIQAEFGISQPAVSQHLKVLRESGFVTVRPEGTRRWYAVNSAPLQEIDTWLDRFRRYWSTHLDALATEIARGKRERRLRGPGEPPNPRGETS; encoded by the coding sequence GTGCACGCGTTCGATGTTCTCGGCGACCCGGTGCGCCGCAGGATCCTGGAGATCCTCGCCGACGGCGAGGCCTCCTCGGGGGACGTCTGCCGGGTGATCCAGGCGGAGTTCGGGATCTCCCAGCCGGCCGTCTCCCAGCACCTGAAGGTGCTGCGCGAGTCCGGGTTCGTCACCGTGCGGCCGGAGGGCACGCGGCGGTGGTACGCGGTGAACTCCGCGCCGCTGCAGGAGATCGACACCTGGCTCGACCGGTTCCGGCGGTACTGGAGCACCCACCTCGACGCGCTGGCCACCGAGATCGCCCGCGGCAAACGCGAGCGCCGCCTGCGCGGCCCCGGCGAGCCGCCGAATCCACGAGGGGAGACATCATGA
- the rpsI gene encoding 30S ribosomal protein S9 has product MAEPTGVETPIAGDLDTDYSEDYPSEYTTETPVSADASQRPIATGNSYGTGRRKEAVARVRIVPGTGKWTINGRSLDSYFPNKVHQQMVNEPLVTLGAEGQFDVIARINGGGVTGQAGALRMGLARALAALDVEVNRPPLKKAGFLTRDARVKERKKYGLKKARKAPQYSKR; this is encoded by the coding sequence GTGGCCGAGCCCACTGGTGTCGAGACGCCCATCGCGGGCGATTTGGACACGGACTACTCCGAGGACTACCCGTCGGAGTACACCACCGAGACCCCCGTCAGCGCCGACGCCTCGCAGCGCCCGATCGCGACGGGCAACTCCTACGGCACGGGCCGTCGCAAGGAGGCGGTCGCCCGTGTCCGCATCGTGCCGGGCACCGGCAAGTGGACCATCAACGGCCGCTCGCTGGACTCGTACTTCCCGAACAAGGTCCACCAGCAGATGGTGAACGAGCCGCTGGTGACGCTCGGCGCGGAGGGGCAGTTCGACGTCATCGCCCGGATCAACGGCGGCGGCGTGACCGGCCAGGCCGGCGCGCTCCGCATGGGCCTCGCCCGCGCGCTGGCGGCCCTCGACGTCGAGGTGAACCGCCCGCCGCTGAAGAAGGCCGGCTTCCTCACCCGTGACGCCCGGGTGAAGGAGCGGAAGAAGTACGGCCTCAAGAAGGCCCGCAAGGCTCCTCAGTACAGCAAGCGTTGA
- the truA gene encoding tRNA pseudouridine(38-40) synthase TruA, with amino-acid sequence MRESETAPQTAERAAADGTAATGPGAGPVVRLRLDIAYDGTDFSGWARQPDRRTVQGEIESALGRVLRLDPAPALTVAGRTDAGVHARGQVAHVDVPVAALGGPTPEANGADAAEAAERLSRLARRLAGVLPPDVRVHRVTVAPEGFDARFSAAFRRYCYRVCDDPTGVDPLLRRQVLWHSRPLDVDRMNAASAHLLGEHDFAAFCRKREGATTIRELRRLEWAREAPPPGAAWRGGLVTATVVADAFCHSMVRALVGALLAVGDGRRPVEWPAQVLAARVRDSGVHVAPAHGLCLEEVGYPPDSELARRAAQTRRVRTLTVP; translated from the coding sequence ATGAGGGAGTCGGAGACGGCACCACAGACGGCGGAGCGCGCGGCGGCGGACGGGACGGCGGCCACCGGGCCCGGCGCCGGACCCGTCGTGCGGCTGCGCCTCGACATCGCCTACGACGGCACGGACTTCTCCGGCTGGGCCCGGCAGCCGGACCGCCGTACCGTGCAGGGGGAGATCGAGTCGGCCCTCGGCCGGGTGCTGCGGCTGGACCCGGCGCCCGCGCTCACCGTGGCGGGCCGTACCGACGCCGGGGTGCACGCCCGCGGCCAGGTGGCGCACGTCGACGTGCCGGTGGCGGCGCTGGGCGGGCCGACGCCGGAGGCGAACGGCGCGGACGCCGCGGAGGCCGCTGAACGGCTTTCCAGGCTCGCCAGGCGGCTTGCCGGGGTGCTTCCCCCGGATGTGCGCGTCCACCGGGTCACGGTCGCGCCTGAGGGCTTCGACGCGCGTTTCTCGGCCGCGTTCCGCCGGTACTGCTACCGCGTCTGCGACGACCCGACCGGCGTCGACCCGCTGCTGCGCCGGCAGGTGCTGTGGCACAGCCGCCCGCTCGACGTGGACCGGATGAACGCCGCCTCCGCCCATCTGCTGGGCGAGCACGACTTCGCCGCGTTCTGCCGGAAGCGGGAGGGCGCCACCACGATCCGGGAGCTGCGCCGCCTGGAGTGGGCCCGCGAGGCGCCGCCGCCCGGCGCGGCGTGGCGCGGCGGCCTCGTCACCGCGACCGTGGTCGCGGACGCCTTCTGCCACTCGATGGTGCGCGCGCTGGTCGGCGCGCTGCTCGCGGTGGGCGACGGCCGCAGGCCGGTGGAGTGGCCGGCGCAGGTGCTCGCGGCCCGAGTGCGGGATTCGGGGGTGCACGTCGCGCCCGCGCACGGGCTGTGCCTGGAGGAGGTCGGCTACCCGCCGGATAGCGAGCTCGCCCGGCGCGCCGCGCAGACCCGCCGGGTGCGCACGCTCACCGTCCCCTGA
- the rplM gene encoding 50S ribosomal protein L13: MRTFSPKAADVERQWYVIDATGVVLGRLASQIATLLRGKHKPIYAPHVDTGDFVIVVNADKVVLTGKKLEQKKAYRHSGYPGGLRSVSYRELMAKHPERVVEKAVKGMLPKNSLGRRMAKKLKVYAGPDHPHQAQKPVPFEIAQIAQ; encoded by the coding sequence GTGCGCACGTTCTCACCGAAGGCCGCCGACGTCGAGCGTCAGTGGTATGTCATCGACGCGACGGGTGTCGTGCTCGGGCGGCTGGCCAGTCAGATCGCGACGCTGCTTCGCGGGAAGCACAAGCCCATCTACGCGCCGCACGTCGACACCGGCGACTTCGTCATCGTCGTCAACGCCGACAAGGTCGTGCTGACGGGCAAGAAGCTGGAGCAGAAGAAGGCCTACCGCCACTCGGGTTACCCGGGCGGCTTGCGCTCCGTGTCGTACCGCGAGCTGATGGCCAAGCACCCCGAGCGGGTCGTCGAGAAGGCCGTCAAGGGCATGCTCCCGAAGAACTCGCTGGGCCGGAGGATGGCGAAGAAGCTCAAGGTCTACGCCGGCCCCGACCACCCGCACCAGGCCCAGAAGCCGGTGCCGTTCGAGATCGCCCAGATCGCCCAGTAA